One genomic segment of Candidatus Nealsonbacteria bacterium includes these proteins:
- the dcd gene encoding dCTP deaminase: protein MILSDRDIKKYIKEGKIKITPKPNFKVQLGPCSLDLHLGNIFKTFKSSQYPYLDLKRKISFEELMEEVEIEDGGPFILPPKGFVIAVTKEDIILPDDIMARLDGRSSLGRLGLVVHLTAARFDPGWQGKAVMELGNLGNMPIILYVGMRICAMAFETLSSPVETPYPKHKDHKYAGQQKPLASKLNEEPK from the coding sequence ATGATTTTATCTGATAGAGACATCAAAAAGTACATAAAGGAAGGGAAAATCAAAATTACTCCCAAACCGAATTTTAAAGTACAATTAGGGCCCTGTTCTTTAGATTTACATTTGGGCAATATTTTTAAAACTTTTAAATCGTCCCAATATCCTTATTTAGATTTAAAAAGGAAAATAAGCTTTGAAGAATTGATGGAAGAAGTGGAGATAGAAGACGGAGGACCCTTTATCCTCCCTCCAAAAGGATTCGTCATAGCGGTCACCAAAGAAGACATTATTCTACCGGATGATATAATGGCTCGTTTAGATGGCCGTTCTTCATTGGGGAGATTGGGTTTGGTGGTTCATTTAACTGCTGCCAGATTTGATCCCGGCTGGCAGGGGAAAGCCGTAATGGAACTTGGAAATTTGGGAAATATGCCGATTATTTTATATGTCGGTATGCGAATTTGCGCCATGGCCTTTGAAACTCTTTCCAGTCCCGTTGAAACTCCTTACCCTAAACATAAAGACCATAAATATGCCGGTCAACAAAAACCTTTAGCCAGTAAATTAAACGAAGAGCCAAAATGA
- the rplK gene encoding 50S ribosomal protein L11 yields the protein MKKIKAIVKLQIKAGQATPAPPVGPVLAPHGLNIAEFCQKFNEATKNQIGWTIPLEITIYEDRTYVFKLKSPPTSELLKKTAGIEKGSGEPNRKKIGKITKEQLKKIAEQKMNDLNTQDIEKAMKTIESTARNMGIEIIE from the coding sequence ATGAAAAAAATAAAAGCAATTGTCAAACTTCAAATTAAAGCAGGTCAAGCCACTCCGGCTCCGCCGGTTGGCCCGGTTTTAGCCCCTCATGGTTTAAATATTGCCGAATTCTGCCAAAAATTTAATGAAGCAACCAAAAACCAGATTGGCTGGACTATTCCCTTGGAGATTACGATTTATGAAGACAGAACTTATGTTTTTAAATTGAAAAGCCCTCCTACATCAGAACTTTTAAAAAAAACAGCCGGTATTGAAAAAGGTTCCGGTGAACCAAATAGAAAAAAAATCGGCAAAATTACCAAAGAACAATTAAAAAAAATTGCCGAGCAAAAAATGAATGACTTAAACACTCAAGACATTGAAAAAGCAATGAAAACCATTGAAAGCACGGCCCGCAATATGGGAATTGAAATCATTGAATAA